The DNA segment tcGACCTCGTCGACCGTCTCGACTCATCCCGCAAAGAAGTCTCTACCTTGACAAGCCGCTTGTCCGCATGGGAGCATGAGCGCGACACATATCTTGTCGAGAAGGACAGACTCAGAGAAGAGCTTCGCAAGATCACTGTCCGATCGGAGGAGACTTTTCGCGAGCTCGGTGAGTTGACTGACAGGTATGAGCGTTTGCAACGCGAGTCCCGCCAGATCAAGGAGAGCATGCACTTCGTTGAGTCCGAGCGTGATGATCATGCCACCACGATCGACCGCCTCCGTGTCGAGCTCAGGACCAAGACTACAAGCATCGAAGACGTCGAGGCACGCCTCGCAGACATCACCTTGAAGTATGAGCAGTCCAAGAGAGAGGTCACCAGCAGAGACGACAGGCTTCGCGATGTTGAGTCTGAGCTGCATGACCTTCGTCACCGCATCGAGCGTCACCATGAAGAGCACCGCACTATCATCATCGAGCGCGACCAGCTCAAGGACGACCTCGATCACGAGCGACACACCTCCTCTGACCGCCAGCGTGAGATCACTGTCCTCCAGGACACCCTTACTCGCACCGAGTCCACCCTCAGCGAAGTGCGCTCCGAAGTCGTCAGCCTCACCGAACGCATCAAGCACATCGAGCACGAGCGTGACGATGCCCGTCACCACCACGGCCACTTGACCACCGAAATCCATCAATTGAAGGAGCGCCTCACGATCGTCCAGACTGAGGTCCGCACCTTGACAGACCAGCGTGACCGTGCTCGCCACGAGCTCGAAGATGTCAAGCGTCGCTACGAAGAATACACCGAAACCATCAACGAATACAAAGACGACAGCGGCGAACTCGAATACGAAATCGATAACCTTCGCACCATGCTTCGTGAAGCCCGCGAGCAAAAGGAGCGTGCCATCGCCGCTCGTGCTGCCGCCGATCGTGAACGAGACGAGTATGTCGCCAAGTATGAGGTAAGCTTGACATTCCCTTTCCATACACACCTCAATAATCAACGTCCTTACAATTATATCTGTTCGTGTTTTAATAGAAGCTAATGTTCTCCTCGTCGCGAAATAGGACAAGTGCCGAGAGATGGAAAAGTATGAAGAGTCTCAAAGGACTCACTACCACTCACACGCACACGGAAGGAGTGGTGGCGGATCCTCCGTCACCAGGACGGTCACGCGAAGCGGGTCGTCTTATCAAAAGCATGCGTCGGTGGATGCCAATGGGCATGAGTAGGAAAAGcagtataagagagagatTGTCGCCTATTATGGAGTGATGGTGAGGATAATGCAGTGTTGACGACATGACGGATTTCGTGTGTATGACGGGGAAGGTTTCGTAGTCCTTTGTATGAGATTTCCTTGCAATGGCGTTGATGATGCTCGTTTGCCGTGAGGCCTCGTTTGCTTCGTGGGCATTGCGTTGCTGTGATGTCTTGGCTTCCTCTCTGAGCTGGCGTGTTGCCTCAGGATCTTCACTTCTACGTTTCGTCAAAGATTACGGGCGTGGATGTGTGGCGTTCCAGTCACGCTTCGATCAGCAGACCTCATACTCTTCACACCTGGTGGCTGTTCGCCACGAGTAGCCATGTCTCGGGACAGCTAGATGAGATCAGCCCACCATTCGGCTCTGAGCTCAGGTGCAAGAGCTCGCGATTCTCTCCGCACAACACAACATCTGAGCCCATGAATGCGGCTGTCCTGATGGCAAACGATGGCAGACGCCGTTTGCTTCGGAACCCATTTCGCGTGTCAGTCGTCCAACAGCGCGCGCCTTCTCTCCGCAACCTTTCCAGCGCCCGCGATTGTATCCCGGCGtcgcattgcattgcatacGAACAGTGTGGAGCATACGCGTCCCATTGCCACCGCAACCGCGTCCAACCACGCCGCAGACCAGCGCAAGAGCAAGACGCGGTGCACTTCGCGTGCATGGTGGCAACGGCCACACGCCCATGGCCACGCAGAGAAGTCCATGGACAGAGAAGACACACGAGATGTGCAAGGGCCCCCGGTCGACGCTTTCTCGATGTTCTGACTCTTCACAGTCTAGCGTGGTCCTAATTTCATCTTCACCCGTGCCGTTTGGCCCAAAGCTTTGCGCTCCTGTCTCTTACTATTCTCCTGCCGCAACACAACAGGTCGGACTGCGATGAACCAGCAGAGAGCGCAGCACGCAATGCACTGATATTCCCGCCCGGCTCGTCTGCACGACGAGATGCTGCAGGCAAGGTCGCCCCTCAAAGCCGCGCCGTTGAGGGAGAGAGAGGTTGCCGTGGATCGCTCGCTGGGTTCACGCCACTTCATCTATCCGGCCAATGAGCACGTCGGCAAGTTCGGCGCGAGGCCGAGAGTGGTAAGAAAACGAGCCCGTGCGCTGCATTGAAGCTCTCCCCAGAACTGGCCCGGCTCGCTTTGGATGTTTATATGAGGCCAGGGATGTTGCAGAGTATATTACCACTTGCCCTGCCCTGTCGTCCGTCCTCGCCCTTTCCACCCGCTAACCGTCCTCCTGTCTGTCGCTCCTAACTCAacgcttgcttgcttgattGATCTTTCGACGTCTCTCGCTGTACACCGATTacattctgcttcttcgaccaCAGAGCATTCCACCAAACTCAATTTTAATTACTTCGAAAGCGACAACTTAATCCACCGACATCATGCACGCGTCTACTGCTCTCATCCTCGCAGTTGCCGGCCTTGCTGCCGCGCAAACCACTGCTTCTAGCAGCTCTGGCTCTAGCTCATCAGCTTCCACCTCAGGATGCGGCAGCTCCATCGATCTGATCATTGAGTCTTGCCTCGGAACCGTAAGCATGCATTCCCTGACGGAACTTACGTCAAATGCACAAACGCGAAGCATCACACTGACAAATGTTTATCCAGACCAAGTCTCAATTCGACGCCTGCGACTCCCAAGACTGGGACTGCCTCTGCGAACAAGCCAACAACGTCCTCACCTGCTACAACAACTGCCCCAGCGCCCCAGACCGATTTGGCTACGAACAGACCAAGGTCGCAAACTGCAACGCCGCCAGCGCGTAAGTTCTTCCCTAACAGCTCCCTCTCAACTCTCTACACTCAACCCTCAACCCTATACTAACACTCTTCTTCACAGCTACGGCACCAAGTCGAGCACCGCGACCGGCTCCGCAACCGGATCCGCCAGCGGTTCCGCCCCAACCAACACCGCCGCGACAACGACCGCCTCCAACGCCGCAGCCAGCTCAGGCACACGCACTGgcagcgccgccgccgagACATCGACAGAAGGCTCCTCTGCCGCACACGTCGCCGTCCCAggtcttgctgctcttctcggTCTGGCCGCTTTCTTGTAAACAACAGCAAGGAATTCTTGATTTGGCTTATGACTTCTTTTTTTCTTTTTGGAATAGCGATGCGAGAGTTCTTTGGCTTGAATGCTACTTTGCACAGGATATGGAAAGTGGACAAGTTACAAACAGTGCGAATGTGTCTGTTGTGAATCTGGACATCAGGCGAGAGCTCGGAGTACACCCATACGTGGGTGATGCGTGAAGGCTTGTCTCGAAAAGAAGGCTAATGTAGTAGAGCTCGTGAGCTCGTCACACTCCAATGCAATGCGCTGTACGACATCCAACATTCTTGTGAGACTTGAAACTTTTTTCTcattactacttctattgCTACTGGATTTCAGTCGACGCCGTTCTAGGATCATCGAcaaagcagcatcatcattaCCAGGTGTGCCGGGCACGGTCACGCGGTGCTGGACCCACGATCCCTCTGCGCGCGCTGGTCTGGTGCATCGTCACACCTGCCAACCATCTACAACGGTGGTGTATCAGCAAACAAGGCCGCGCTGAAGGCTTCTGGATAACGAGATCCTGCTGGCTGAGCATTCTCGCACGCCTTGCGGATctctgcctcttcctccttcgacAGCTTGATCTTGAGCGCGCCCAAGTTCTCTTCGACACGCTTGATGTTGGTGGTACCGGGGATTCTGAACCAGTTCAAGTCAGTAATCACTCTAACATCAATCCAGACAAGAGTACGACTTACGGGAAGAAGTCGTCACCTTGAGCCAGAATCCAGGCCAATGTCAATTGAGATGCGGtggcattcttcttcttggcaatCTCGGTGATGCGGTCCACGAGCTCGAGGTTCTTGGGGAAGTTCTCCTCCGAGAAACGCGGGGCGAAGGTGCGGAAATCGCCTTCCTCGAAGTCCTTGGGCGAGCGGATGGTGCCGCCTAGCATGCCTCGACCGATCGGGCTGTATGCAACGATGGCGGTGCCGAGCTCGCGAGCGGTCTTCAGGAGGCCAATCTGATCGCTCTCGATGTCCAAGCTGAAAGGCGAGTATTCGATTTGGATGGCATCAATGTGAGCGACCTTGCTGGCGCGGCGCAGAGACTCGCTGGAGCATTCGGAGATACCGATGTACTTGATCTTTCCCTCctgttgcagcttcttgagctcttcgacTGTCTTCTCAACTGGTGTCTTGCCGTCGAGACGGTGTGCGTAGTCTAGTCACGAGCGTCAGCCGAGTCGCATCCTCAAAGTGAACTCAGTATGCTTACAGAGATCGATGTGGTCCACCCCCAATCTCGACAGCGACTTCAAGCATGCCTTGCGAGCGTATTCTGGTGAGCTATCCACCCAACGCGAACCGTCTTCACCCTTGCAGTTGGCGAACTTGGTGGCGAGAAAGATCTTCTCACGCTTGCCTGGGTTCTTCTTGAACCAGGCGCCGAGCAAGTCCTCCGAGTCGTCATACATGTCGGCTGTGTCCCAGAACAAATCGCCATCTTCGTAGACCTTGTCCAGAACGGCGAACCGCTCATTGTCGGGCTTTGGCTTGCCATAGAAGGCAGACAGTCCCATTGTGCCATATCCAATCCGTGTCACGTGTGGGCCATTCTTTCCAAGCTTAGCAGTGGGAAGCTTGTTGCCAATGGCACCGTCGGTGGCCTTTCCGAGTGCGTTCTTGATTGCTTCCGCCATGTTTGCTGTTCGGTGTGGATTTCAGAAGTGTTGTCAAGGTGGGTGAGAAAAGTTGGAATTGTTTCGCTGATCGGATGGTGGGAGGATCTCGATTTCTTATAGAAGGCGGCAGTCCGAGGGCCATTCAAGTGCGACTCTGCTGTTTCGTTCTTGCGCCATGACGTTCAAACGCAGGAGCACGGAGTTTAGCTGTTATCGCCACTGGCAGCTGCCCCGCATCAGCCGCTTAACAGCACGCACTTCACCTTCTCCCAGGAAGGGTCCCGCTGGCTATGCTGGATGCGGAAACTATGCAGAACGATGCATCTGGTTCTGCGGCCGCTCGACGCCGCACGTGTCTGTCGACTATGAGAAGTGCCTTAAGTCCGCATCTCAcaccagcagcggcggccCAGCGAACAGCATCAATTCCGCCTGGAGGCAGCAGCATTCTGCTCCCAGATATTCGTGACACAGCAGCTTCCCGCATTATCACTAAGCAGAAGGATGCTTGCTGGCGCTCGAGTAACACTGGACAAGACAAGGCACCATCCCGATACCAGGGCCATTGCTCGTCCGAGCCTTGCAAAGTGCGGCACCGGAACAGAGTAGACTCTCGCGGCCAGAGAACAAGTCAGGGGCATTTGAAACGATGTGACACGGCAGCTTCTTGTATCTCTTGCCCACAGTCATTGGCGTCCAGATAACACGATGGCTGGGCTATGAGCCAAAAGCAGATTCTGATCCAAGGGCTTGGCACGTAAGCTGGATGCGGAATTGCAGTATGATCACCAAGCAGATTCTCTTATGGAGGACCGGGAGAATGCTCACGAGACATGAAATATCTCCGCAGTTAAGCAACTACGGCGGCCCAGGAATCAGATGCTGTCAGTGATTCTCTGTCGCAGTAGTAAGCACTGGTCCAGAGAATCTGTAGCCCCATCCGGCCCATCCTTCTCGAGACGGGGTTTCACGCGCTCAAGTCGTTCACACTGATTACAGACCATAATATTCTTGCCGGCATCGGCAAGGCGATATCGAGAACAAGACCATTGCAGGCTGCCAGTCTGTGTCGCAGATAGGCCAGCCAGCCGGGCAGTCGTCGATATGGTGAGCGTTCGTGTCGTCGGTGTGGCCACAACCATTTGGGCGCTGCTCCACGTCTCCTCGTTCACGTGGGATGAGGTCGTCCCACAAAGGCTCGGCAGATCCTGATGCCAAGACTCTGTCCCGCGTTCTGCTCTCTGACCTTGAACGGCCAGTCGTGCCCGTTCGATGCACCCCGTCGACGACTTGTGGTTATGACAGCCTTTATCTGCTAAGTGCGTTCAACATGTCAGACTTGATTGACGAATGAACTCCCTTGCTTGAGCACCTAATCGCGGTACCGATCTCCGCCAGTACATTCGACTATGAGCGAGCCTCAAGAATTTCCAGTGCCAGGTCGTTTACTCCCGGTCTGCTGTGCGACGGTCGTTACTCCGGAGATCATCGACAATCTGATCACGATCAGCGAGACAGACTCAATGGAGAGCTTTTTCGTCATCATGGACAAAATCACTGGTATTTACAATGATCAGACCAAGGTCGGTGACTGGACCCAGCCGACTTCAGAAGATTCGCCTTTTATCGACAAGAGTCCCATGGCATGCTATCTCCTTCTGCGTCAATTGATCTCAGACACGGATTCGGACATGTGAGTGCAGTTGCCCCCGAAATGCTCGAGACAAATTCGCGGTTATACAAAGCTGATGCAATTCCTTTTTTTGCTTATAGTAATCATGAGCACTTCGCAATCTTCGATGAGAGAACTCTCAGGGATGGCTCAATAGTGCTAGTAGATGGGCCTTGGGGCAAAGGAGAGGATGAAGGAGTTGCTAGGACGGTCCGAGTTGCGCCTGAAATCGCACAGgagcggctgctgctgtacaaCATAGGCGAGCCCGAGATCGACGAGGACCAGGCAATCGCTCAAGAGGCAGTTGACGGCGTGCTTCGTGTGGAAGCTCTGATGAACCGGCCTCCGACATAGCCCTAGAAACCAGTCCACTTGATCAGTATAATCATGTGTCGAACCATCATCAAAGCTGAAGCAGAGCGTTCGCTCGCTGGTCTTTCGCCCGCCAAGTTAATCTATGCAAGATGGGCAGTCTTGACGAGAATCTGCTGAGTTTCTTCTCATCAGCGTGCAAAAGCCTGTGCGGGGCCACACATGACATCCTTGGAGCAGCATGTACGCAGAAGCGATGCCATCGTCGCAAGTTGATCCTTCTTAGTAGTGTGTATTAGCCGAGTCTCCAAGGAGAGTGTCATAACGTGTGAGGTGAAGAGAAGGAAACATGTGAAGTGTGAGACAGAAAGTACGCGCCATCGGCTATCCGGAGAAACGGCCGAGGAGGCCAGAAACGGCCTAGCGTCCGGCTCTCCAGTACCTCAGCCGGCTCACAAGTTCGCGTCCGCCGACTCGTGTTCACGATCGCGCTGCCATCAAGTCGCAAAGATGCAGCGCATGCGAAAAGCGGCGAAATGGACGCAGCAAGACCGACGATGGCGGAGAGTCGATGCGACACAGCCTCCACCCGATTTCAGCAAATACAACGTCCAGGTCGAGATACCAGAGTACGACGAGGAGATCTACGAGGAACACCTGCGACACGATGACTGGACCAAAGCGGAAACCGACTATCTCGTCGAGACGTATCGCGAATGCAATGGAAAGTGGCCGGTGGTATGGGATCACTACGAGTACGAGGACAAGTCGCGTAGCATGGAGGACCTGAAGGCGAGATTCTACAAAGTCTCAGCGCAATTACTCCAGCTCAAGACGCCTATTCAGTCTATGGGCACAGCAGAGTTTGACTTGTACAACACTCTCAACACCTTTGATCCAGCGAAGGAGGAGTCACGGAAGAGTTTGGCCAAAGGACATCTATACCGCAAGGCGAATGAGGTCGATGAAGAGACGGTTTTGTTGGGCGAGTTGCAGCGCATTATGGTCAACCAGGCGACATTGGACGGGCAACGGGAAGAGCTCAGGAAACGATTGGACTATCCACATGCGAACACGAATGGGTATCAGTATTCGACATCACAAGCCCTTAcgcagctgtggcagcaACTGCTGGCGCAAGATCGCATGAAGAAGAACCCACGATTGAAGCCGACAGGTGGGTGTATCATGAAGCATACTCGTCCTGTCATCATACTGACATATTCCAGGAAATCCAAACTACGATGGCTTCATGCAAGGCGGCATGCAAGCACCTCAATCAGCTCGACCTCGCGACAGCAATGCTGGTATGTCAGAAGCTGGCGGAGGCTCTGCCCGCGACCGACGTGGTACTCGAGGCGAATCTCTCGGTGGTGCACCCAATACTCCCGGTCACGCACTGCCCGTGTCTCTCTCTGCGGCCGATCAAACTCGCATGGGCGTGGTCATATTCCCACCCGAGCACAAAGCTTCGGGAGGAATCAGTTTCGCTTCGGACCGACTTACGAAACCTCGAGTGGCGAAGAGCACCATTCAGAGTGAGAAGATCGCGACGATTCTGGGGAGCGCGGGTGTACCAGAGATCATACCATTGCCCACACcgaaggtggtggaggcttTTGAGGGCATTATGGGCAAGGTGCATGCTCTGCTGGACATGAGGAAATTGGCGGAGAAAGACGAGACTGAGCTGAAAGTCCGGCGGCAAGAGGCAGCGTCTTGAGACCGGCGTGTTGCCCACTACCAATTCTTGGCATTGTTTGCTGTTCCGTGTGTTCttagcgaggcgttggaGGTGAACACGGCGAACGACATGATTCCATCAGGTGGTCATCCGAAGTGTGAGTAGCACCGGTACGAGCGATTTGCTGCTAAAGAGTGCAGCCTTGTCTAAATTGCGCTTCTGCGTCATCTGCCCAGGAGGCAAGGCAGAAATGCTCCGCAATTTGGCACACCACACCCTCGAGAAGCGCCGGGTCAGCTGGCGGCACGAGCgaagctatagtaacgaGTGCTTCGAGACGAAGCACTTGCATGCATCGTAGCGAGCTTCTCGGCGAGCTCAGCCCCAAATCTCACGTCTATCTCGATCCTTTCTTGACCTTCCACAAACCGATTCAAGTCGATACCACTAGTTAAAGGTGGCAACAAGCAGCCCTTTTCATTGCGAAATGCTCTCGGTGCGTCTACGCATGGAATGACTTGTTCGGATTCGAGGCGACGACCTGCTTGCTCTGAGGCGAACTCTGCATGACCTTTACACTATGCCACCCTCTTATTTCCACAAACGATGCCGCGCTATCGTGCAAAATCGCATGAAGGTCAAGACGCCTACCTCCGTTGGCGAAATGCGCACGCTAGACGATGCAAAATCGCAAATACGCCTATTGAGATTCCACCCGAAGGGATCCAAGGCCTCCCGGCGTGATCTGATAAGACTCGAGTTCTGGAGAACGGATGATGCACCACCATATGCGGCGATATCGTATACATGGGGTCCCGAGTTCCCACAAAAGCTACTTCCAGTATCCGGCGAGATGATCAGTGTCCGTCTCAATAGCTGGTACGCCATCAAGCAAGCTTATGAAGAAGGAAGCTTCATGCACGTCTGGATTGATAGCATTTGCGTTGACCAGACGAATCTGGAGGAGAAAGCGCACCAAGTACGACTCATGTCAAGCATTTACCGCAACGCAGTCTATGTCCTCGTATCCCTCGAACCGGTTTCCGATCGTTTCAGTGCAATTTGTCGCCGGATTCGTGCCTTCGAGGGCAATCCATCTTGGGCCGCGTGGGAGGGTGCACATCACCCTGGATCGCATCACCAAGATGGTTTCAACGCAATAAGTAACAGGGAACACATACTCAACACATGGCGTCATTCGTCAGAAGGAAGACAGCGAGCCTTTGATGAGTGGGGGAAACAGCTCCGAGGGATCTCCTTGTTGCCCTACTGGTGCCGTTTATGGATTGTACAAGAGCTATCGTTGGCCGGCGCAGTGCGACTTATGCTTGGCAGCTACGTGATTCATTGGCGTAGTCTATGTTCCTTCTACACCTTTTATGTGCTGTGGGGGAACGGCATGCCGTGCGGGCTACCATCGGTATTGGCCACCTCTGCCGGGGCGACCCCTGAACGGCGATCTTTGCACGAAGTTCTGGAGGCCTGGTCGCACCAAAAGTGCTCTGATCCGCGGGATCGAGTGTATGGCTTGTTGAGTCTAGTCGATTGGCCAGAGCGGCTCGGGCCCATTACAGCAGACTACACGAAATCAGTTCTAGCACTCGCGGCCGAGACTCTGAAATATGAGGTCAGGTGCTACAACATCCTAAGAATCATGAAATGCGAAGCGCTGGAACATAATCTGGACCAACAGCTGCTTTTGAGGCGTGAGGGTTCAATGTCGACCGATAGCTGCCTCTTTCCGACTCGGACTGAGGCGCATATCGACCTCGATCCCTGGGTCTGTCATCGAGTTACCACCAATCAGCATGGTCAATCGTTTCTCCCGTTGCACCCGAAAGAGTATCTCGAATACGGGCAGAAACGAAGCCACTTGCTCCCCGCCGAACACCCAGGACGTAAGCGATTGCTCTCTACAGACGGCTCCCCCTATATTGTTGGTGACATCTGCTACGACGCTCAAGCCGACGACCTCGTAGCTTGGCATTTTTACGGGCCCGCAGTGCATTCCAGGCAAGATGTTGGCCTGGTCCTGCGCAAGACCCCCTATACCGATCTCCGAGGCGAAGTAATATACGAGATCATTGGTCAATGTAAGTTA comes from the Cercospora beticola chromosome 4, complete sequence genome and includes:
- a CDS encoding uncharacterized protein (BUSCO:EOG09262OLP) — its product is MQRMRKAAKWTQQDRRWRRVDATQPPPDFSKYNVQVEIPEYDEEIYEEHLRHDDWTKAETDYLVETYRECNGKWPVVWDHYEYEDKSRSMEDLKARFYKVSAQLLQLKTPIQSMGTAEFDLYNTLNTFDPAKEESRKSLAKGHLYRKANEVDEETVLLGELQRIMVNQATLDGQREELRKRLDYPHANTNGYQYSTSQALTQLWQQLLAQDRMKKNPRLKPTGNPNYDGFMQGGMQAPQSARPRDSNAGMSEAGGGSARDRRGTRGESLGGAPNTPGHALPVSLSAADQTRMGVVIFPPEHKASGGISFASDRLTKPRVAKSTIQSEKIATILGSAGVPEIIPLPTPKVVEAFEGIMGKVHALLDMRKLAEKDETELKVRRQEAAS